The region AAGCAGCCGTCAATGTCTCCTGGCTCCGCCAATCATATGAAGAGTGACACACTGACCCCGACATCCCAGCTTGTGATTAGCTCTATGACTTGCTATCACATTACATTCAATTGGCTAAATTAGAACAACCCGTAATTATGAGGGCAATGCGCGCCGCCACTACAGAAAGATAATTTAAACTTGATAAGAACACTACAGACTGCCAGTCAACAATATGAAAGAAGGTTCAATCATGTCAGTGAGGAGTGGACCAGCAACAAGCGAGTGTTACTCAGTCAACACTGTCAACTCGACGCATAGGAAacatctgataaaaaaaaatactttttatttctgctcgtcaagtacatttcagagcctgtacttttttacttttacgtgagtaattatttgagtgagtacttttactttgaccaaagttgttttttttttgcacaagtaattgtacttttactcaagtagagaatgtcagtactttttcaATTTATGGAGGAGAGAAGGATGGATGAAAAGAAGggagaaaagaaggaaaaaagggaGGTATGAAGTCATTAAAGGAGAAAAAGGAGGATGGAATGGTGgagggaaggaaagaaaaatgatgtattaaaggaaggaaggaaggaaggttgGTTAATGAGGCAACGACCCATTTCTCAAGTATTAATTTCTCCATTTCATAAATCCCACTAAATGCAAGAATGAGCCAGGTTATGTGTAATTTGCTTTATTTGGCAACCGGTCGCCAGCCAAACAGAGCGTGATACATTGATGCATTCCAGTGCAGCCAAGCCATTGTGAATtcccatttttttgtacaaacatATTCAAAAGCCTAAATCAGCGGCAATTATTAGCATCTGATCATTTCAGGCTAATCATATTTGTCATCTGATCCATGCAAATATTgctacagacagacaaacacgcgcacacgcacaaacacacacacacacacacacacacacacacacacacacacacacacacacacacacacaatcgttCTCTCTCTTTGGCTTTGACGCTGACGTCTTGTGAATGCTAATAGTACGTCTCCTGCTCCACCCAGCctgcaagacaaaaaacacagaGGCGCTTGCAGTGGcgtcaaaacaaaagcaacaaaaaaaaaaaaaaaagccttcataTCCTCTTTGGTATTCACTGGCGGCGCTTTTTGTTTCTGCAAATGAATCGGCTCGTAACTCTCCAGACACGCCGATCAGCCGACCGTGTCACGCGCATTAACAGAGAAGATTAACTGTCAGCATCAATTGTTATTGTGACCCGTGCCGTCATCGGCCTCGCAAATTTTGATCCATTGTCGACCGTCTTCGTAACTCTTCATCGGGCGCCGCGTAATTTCCTCTCTCGTTATTTTGCTCTTCGCGCTGTTGACAAGCGTAATCTGTTTCCTGCGGTGGGGCCGGATTAGTACGTAAACACCACCGGCAGGCAAGCGTCGGTCAAGTCattgcaggatttttttttctaccgcAATAACAATCAGATCGCATCAAAGCCGCCAGCGGAGATCAGCGCTTGGTTTGGTTCGCCTCGTGGAACTGAGATAACCACAGTTTTATGCCTTATGCCAAGTCATCTAACTAAAAAGCCCCaaatgagcctaaaatggccactttggACCAacatggcagacttcctgtgtcttttcatttCAGGCATGgcatcttgagactttttttgtgggtactACTCATGATAGACTTATCTaggaccaaatttcatgttccGAAGGGAAATGGGCTTCTGGAAACttaattttcaaaacattcagGGGTTGCTTAGATGCAGTTTATGGTAATTGCCATAATGCACTGCACACACAATTTAGTGACAGCATAATAGCATTCAGACAAACTTTCTATAGTTCGTATTGGAAGGACCACTGGAAATGTCCAAAATCCCCTGAAAGTGActtcttcaaatcaaaataacacACACCAGTGTCTTTAGCTTTAGCATAGCTTCTTGAGACATTTGTGTCTACCAAATCTCAGGCtgcaaaatgccacaaaaagcaTCACCCATCTCTTTTGCATGCATAGTTCAAAATCCTCGATCGAACCTTGGAAAATGACACTAAAGGTccactttaaaccaaaatgtcagaagtctttttaagcataacttttttaaactttttggggggctcTACTCatgatttttaaactttttggggggctcTACTCATGATATGCAATGTATGCTTACATAATTCATTTAGCTCAAGTgaactggcttcaggggctgaataaaaataaataaatttaactcGCTGGCAAAGTTTCCTGAGCGTCGATGGAGCTCGCTAACTCCAAGAGCCCCTCAGggttgaaattgtaattttacaacTCTGGGAAAAAATATGAGTGTAAAGTTGTAACATTGTGATAAAAACAGTCGGAATTTTACATCATAAAGTGTCCTTCAAAGACGGATAAAACAGCTTAGATCTATTTTGAATTGAGTGCAGTTAACTATGACTCATAAAGGCCTTGATGATTATTAGTGACACGGGACATAAGCTATTTTGTATTTACGGTCTGAAAAGTACAGTACTTGTCGGCAACGGCATCAGCTGGCTTGCCCTTCCAGTCTTTTTATGTTTATAGAGATGCAAATTgtgtcatttccattttttttctcttcatggcAACTTGGATCGCCAGCATTTTCACTTTGTATTGATATTGCCTCGAATATTGTCACTCGAGAGTTATTATGAAGCCCATATTTTATTCATGAGGAGACCCTCAGCCGTCCCTGCGCCAGGAACGAACGTGTCTAAGTGCGGAATAATCCTACCAGCATGCAACGCTGCGGCTGCCGCAGCATTAGGCCTCATTACTGTTTGTGTGTCACGCTTTTGATTCTAGACAAAACGGCGCTCGACACGTTGGCTTGGGAATTTCAACttgataaacaaacacaaactaagTCCATATTGGAGCCCTGTGGAGTTGGAGTTGTCGTATTCTGTGCCGACTGTCGAGTCATCaaactttgccaccatcttcGCCACCACGCAATGAGGCAAACTCAAGGTGTTCACAATTTAGCATTACACATCTTTCTGGTGTGAATAACACTAATGAGGTTGCACTAAGGTCAAATAAATCAAGGAGTGTGTAAAGAACACCTGCAAATGATCAAAACTGACTCTGAAATAAGCActtccaaccaaaatggcagacttgtgGGTTTCTTTTTGGCGAGTCATCAAATTTCGCTGTCATACTTCGCCCACATGTAATGATGAAAACAAATGCTGCATTTGAAGGAGGTTGGGAATCGGATTCACCCACTCCGATTGTCCCATTTCCGACCACAAAGTGTTTGTGGTGAATGTGAACAACAAAGGTGGCTGATCCCGATAAATCCGATAAATGAagtcggggttgttttttttcaaacttcgcAACTCTGATCGCCGAGTTCAAAGGGGCACACTTCCATGTATGaggtcggaaaagtccgacttcccttctcactcgaatgcagcataacatttttcacaatttagcgCCACTCCATGTCTAGTATAAAAAGTTCAAATTCAGTGGCAATTAGACAAAATCAAAAGAAGGAGTTTATCTATGAATGTTCCCTGGAAATGGCCACGTCAAACCAAAATGACAGACTTCCTGTGTTATTTGGGTTATGGTTTCTTGAGATGACTTGGTGATTGACATCACTATGAACTTTTGCATtctgcaattatttatttattttttctatcatAGTAGCAATTGGACAAAAATCTCTAGGAAAACTTGGGTTTTGAACCCCTGAAAAAGGGTgccctaaaaaaaagttttttttgtaggtctactcATGCTGTCCTCTAAGACAAGTTCATCTTTGAAGGACCCCtagaaatggccaaaatgacagAATttactgcttcaaaccaaaatggaaaaCTTCCTGTGGCTTTTCAGGCATGCcttcttgagatttttttgtgggtctactcatgatacacattgctaaaaaaaaaaaaaaaaacacttgaaattAAATGTCAGACTTTGTGTGAGTTTTCAGGCTTTGATTCCTGAGCCTGTGTGTCTACTCCGGATAGACATGCCGGCTAAATTTCATGGCGTTATGAGAATCTGACTCGggggctgaataaaaaaaaaaagaagaaaaaaagatcaacaaAAACCAAGCAATTTCAAGGGGGCTTCTGATTGCTTGCTAATATCTCTTGATACGCCAGTATGTTTACTTTCCGAGATGATTCTGATCAAAATCACAAGGGTGACCCAGGACAAGAGACGTTGTGAAGTCGCTCTCGCAGGAAAATTGCCACTCGCGGCTCTCGACACGCGAGTCCAAAGCAATTTACTCTTCCGCTGGTTTATGAACAAGACAAAGAGGTCGGGAAAGCGTTTAATCTCGCTCGCGCTCGCTAATAACCACACTTACCTCCGGGGTTCCTCTGCAGAATTAATTTACGAACTTCGTCGTAGACGAAGATCAGAAGACTGTACGGGAAGGCGCAGAACCACCAGCCGATCCTGGGGAAGAGGATAACGAGGAAGACGGCTTCATTTAAAGTCAACTATGATGGGATAAAGTAGGTTAAAGGAAAAATCCTAGTTGGATGGACGTATATTCAAACGGGTAGCCTACCTAAGCGGGTACATGCGTAGGGCCACATCCATTCCGGGACAGTAAGAAAGAAACGCGGCCAGGGCCGTCTCAATGAACAGGCCAAAGATCAAGATCCTGTTCCTGTGGATGGGAAAATCACAACACACCAATAAATCCATTGGAATTCAACAAGAGGGCAgcatatgttctatgtagcctcactaatctaaatatgatattctggttagTATCGCGTTAGTGAAAAATtagataagcagcaaaatccagtcgtttttatccatctcacaggccggccattttgccacttgctgccgactgaagatgacctcaATGTTGCccagatctcaggtaacaaccaatcacagcgcagcttcagaaaacaagtgagctctaattggttgttacctgagccctgagcaactgtgatgtcatcttcagtcgatagcaagtggcaaaatggccgccccatgagatggataaaaacagatgaactttgcttcataactcatattccaaaaatgtaatattaatcagaatgtcatgtttagactagtgaggtcacgcatgacatattattgtcaagaaatgtttaatgttgacttcccctttaagccaTGTACACTGCGCAACAACCCAACTGGTTTGGTGAAACTTCCAGTTCTCCTAAAATGGCTacctcaaaccaaaatggccgactgccTGGTCAATTCcaagctatttttatttattttttaatatattttttaaatttctttttttaatttatatttttattttattgtcccCCCCGCCTACTTTTTCATTCAAGCTCTTTTGATCGCCATGTTCACTCACTTCTGTATCAATTGGTGAAACTGatgtctgtcatttttttctagctttCCAGTGGGGTGCAACTGAgtacaaaatggctgctacaAACCCAAATGACTACATTCCTGTTCAATTCCAGGCAGTTTTTTTGAGTGCCCAGTTAAGACGCgctcaccaaatttcatgtcaaGTGAGGCCACTGCTCTTGGTGGCCaatttcactcattcactgccaataacggccatagacgtcaaagatcgattttaactgggctggcagtgaatgagttaacttaaaCCTTAGTATGACCTTTGAACTCACTTCATGCCCTGCTGGAAGAGCGAGTTCCTCCTGGTCTTGCAGATGATGAGATCGGCCCACTGCACCACCACGATACTGGTGAAGAAGGCCGTGTGGCACGTGAACTCCACGATCTTTCTCTGCTCGTACGTCTGCAGAAGGGCCCACACCACCGTGACTGCTGctgcatatattgtgtgtgtgtgtgtgtgtgtgtgtgtacgcacatgcgtgtgtgtgtgtgtgcgtgtgtgaggaGCCCTCACCCACTGTTGCCCGTATGAGTCCTCCACGTCGTTGACCATGCGATCATCCCAGTTGATGCGAATGCCAAGCAGAGTCATCGGCAGGAAGCCGTTCTCAGCCAAGATAACAAAGTAGGTGAAAAAGCCACCCAGAGCCTGGATCATAcctgttgacacacacacaaacacacttagTTGTAGTTGTGTGCGTGGTAAATGGCACAAAATTCTGACGTTTTTTCTATTGTATCTACtgttcttctctctctctctctctctctctctctctctctctctctctctctctctctctctctctctctctctctgtctctctctctctctctctctctctctctctctctctctctctctctctctctctctctatatatatatatatatatatatatatatatattaatcataattaattgcatgactgcaatagttaactcaacattaatccaaaattttatatctgttctaaatgtacaatttattgtacaatgtgtagtaaaatattttttgctaattttcctacttttgttaacataaaagtggaaaaaatgataataaactaatagaaatatggatgTATCTTTTAGGCattgatacagcaatttcataaaattcatgaaattaagttaaaattttaaaaggTGTACgtactgtactgaaaaaaatgtgtgatattgCTTTGTGTTGATGTAAttgttctgccactagatggcatatctgcatttgtaagacgttggtgacagcgacctaatctttaacatgaagtaacttgtgaaattctgcacattttttaaattgtaaaatgcaacttgacccgtctctacaaatatatgcagtattataaaatttattactgctaaattttgacgtgtctattgtgttgcgactggaattcccccagtataaGCCTACCAGGTCTTTAATCGCGAGttaaaattgtggcgttaaaggaactttaaattaacaccaAATTAACACAGtaattttaacacccctaataaatatatatatatatatacagtatatatatatatatatatatatatatatatatatatatatatacgtatagatatatgtgtatatatatatgtatagatatataggattacatatatatatgtatgtatatatatatatatatatacgtatagaTATATAGggttacatatatatacatatacacatatatacatatacagtatatatacatatacacatatacatacatatgtatatatacatatatatatacatatacatacatatgtatatatacatatatatatacatatacatatgtatatatacatatatatatacatatacacatatgcatacatatgtatatgtgtatacatatgtatacgtatatatatatgtgtatatatatatatatatatatatatatatatatatatatatatatacacatatatatgtgtatatatatatatatatatatatatatatatatatatatatatatatacacatatatatgtgtatatatatatatatatatatatatatatatatatatatatatatatacacatatatatatatatatatatatatatatatatatatatatatatatatatatatatatatatatacacatatatatatatatatatatatatatatatatatatacacatatatatatatacatatatatatatacacacacatatatatatatatatatatatatatatatacacatatatatatacacacatatatatatacatacatatatatatatatatatatacacacatatatatatatatatatatacacacatatatatgtatatatacacacatatatatatatatatatatatatacacacacatatatatatatatatatatatatatatacacacatatacatatatatatatatatatacacacacacacatatacatatacacatatatattatatatatatatatatatatatattatatatatatatatatatacacatatatatatatatatatatctcgtTGGATTTTTCAGCTGCACCCAATGAATTGAGCCAATCCTCTGCCTAATCAAAGTGCACAATGATGCATTTTCATGTCATCATTTGGCAAACGCTCTTAACCAAAGTGATTTGAGGGGGAAACCGCTGGAGTGGGCACCAGAATCAgccagtgagtgagtgagcacTAAATAGAAATtcttctcattaaaaaaaaataaaaaatccggaGGCGTCGCGGTGATGAAAAGCAAGGGAATAATTGAAATGAGCAGAATGTAATCAACTGATTCCACTTAACCCATTTAGAATCTTCACAAAGTGTCAAAAATGGAACTTCATTTGTCAGCAGTGTGATTCAACAGGATGTGTGGAAAATTCCTGAGCCATGTATAGAACACTGCTGACTATTTTTGTCACCTTTTGTTCATGGTATCCATCTTGATGATTGAATTCACAAATTGcttttatatattgtatttctTGACGTTACCAATTATAGCTGTCACGTGCACGTTGGCTGACGATTCTTGCCACCTTTTTGCTCATATTCACACATCTTCATGTATACAATATTCATAGTTGATTCTTCCTGCTTTCATACACAACTGTGTAGTATTCCCTGAGCCACGTAGAGTCATCACATACAAGCTGCtgactattcttttttttccctcaaggcttttttttttttattctctgcCATTGGGCATCCATCACCGACTATTGTAATAAATTATCACAGGTGATCTTAGGACGGCCGGAGGCAGCAACAAAAAGCCAATAACCACTTTTAATTTCAAGCTGGGCTAACGTGACGGACATGTTGTTTAAGAGCCTCCCGGAGAGTCCACTCCAGGCGGCTCCGTTATTAATCTTCAGTGTTTTTACGGCGACAGACTTTAACGGCGCTCGGAGAGGTGGCGGGATATTGTTGGGCGAGATCGCTCGCCTGGCGTCACTCGACGTTGGCAGCAAGCCGTACGCCATCCAGTGGCGCCCTGTCATCTTTTGACCCATTTAAAAAAGCCTGTGAAATGTTGCCAGCCtttgattttgctgctcatcCCGCGCCATCGACTGTATATCAAGCCAGGGGAGAGATAAAAAGGCAGCCATGGAGAGGAAAGGGAGGCTGTAGCCGGTCGGGGTACGCATGACCAAGATTAAGTGGGATACGGTCACATTGGCCACGCTCAATTTGCTGTAAATGTCAACAGAGAAGATCAATTTCCCTCGTGTTTGATTGTTAAGAATTTTATTGATGGTGTGGCATTGATCCATCTTCACGTTGACGTAGGGTGACTGAGTTTTCCACATATCAAGTGGCTtcactttttacacattttatgttACAGCCACACTCCAAAGTAGGActgaatcattttgaaaaatcatgtAATAGAGATTTTGTTCCCCCTCTAAATAATGTGATtgcaattaaatttaatatggaattttttttttgtcaaggtcctcttcccatgtatttttttaagcaataatttaatctgtattacaataaaccagatttattatacataaatgttttagtCTTATGGGTTTGGCTTAcgctaaaataaaagcaaattaaCCATTATTTAATGTAAAAGACCGCTTATTTTTCTCCCAATTCTAAATTCCAAATTCTACCAAACATGCGTGGTGTAAACATAAGCTTGTGACATGAGAAACCACCAATCATTCCAAGAACGGTGTGAGGATTGctggccaatcacggctcaggaAGGCGGGACTCAAGGAAATTTTATTCAACATGTTCCAACAAGACttattgtcaacaaaagtggatcTTAGACTGCTGCGTTAACTTCttacagctagctgctagcttaCCAACTAGTTAGCTACCACATTTTCAGTGAAATCTTCTTGACgactttttgtgaacaaaaaacTTTCATGTGGATGTTTGTGACTTGTGTAGTGAATTTGAGTTTAGGACagtttcacactgcacttaacgCGCAGTTGAGAAGCCCATTCATTGCGTTCAATttctaaaatgtacaaaatggttGCGGCTATGTTCTGCTGGTCATTGATTGACAGCCGGCACGCATACGCACCTATCTGGCCATAGGCCATGCTGATGAGTCGCTCGTTGACCAGCTTGTCCGTTTTGGGGTTTCTGGGCTGCCGTTTCATGATGTCGCTTTCCGCCGTCTCGTAGGCCAATGAGATGGCAGGAACCTGGAGCAAGAAAACGGGGAAAAGGTTTAGCACTCTAAAACTCAGATGGGCGTTATCATAACTATCATTAttacaatattatcattatttagtaGTAGTGGTTGTAGTAGTAGTACCACTACTAAGGTCTTTTATttcaattacaatacaatacatatatctatttttcattaatattattaaataattggtttatCAGTTTATTGTAAGtaatacaacaaaacatttttaaatgacatttatgtGTTACTGTGCGGTAATCtattatattgaaaaaaaaaattttttaagttaattaattcattgtaaatatgaaaataaaacacattagtAGCCATGTCCagcacatttgacatttttgtatatatttttttatttaataattggttaatttattATGAAAGCAAATATTAGTACAATGTTTGCCTgtaaaatatacatacacattatattttttaaataaatgtaataactaattaattaattgacctaaaataatgaaattacatTACAATGTCATATAACTtatgcatttaatttttaactgTATCAAATGTAACAATATAACTATAAAGTAAAACAATGCTTATCTATTCagcattttcatatttattataataaataattggatagatattttattatagataataaaatgcaaaatatctgcaaaatatttgtatatgtgCATTTTGATATTGATGTGCATTatgttatttataattaaattaattataaataaataaaaatccaaaggGACATCATGAAACTTTTTCTTCAAGATtttaccaagtttttttttttttttacagactaaGGAATTTTCAGCATAGCATATCTGGACATACTAGTTTTGTTGAGAAGGcacaaattattaatatttgtaCACCAAATCAGAATtaatcaagaaaaaacaaaaaacacctgtGACATTATTATTAGCCCCCTTTAAgaaattatcatttatttagtcattgcACGAACCGCTTTTGTGCAGTGATGTGATTTAACTTCACGGGTGATGTACTTAAAGGTGATCAGGTGAATCAGGGGATTTGACTCAAGTTTAAgtttaaaagtgttttaaaagcCTCAGTATTGGGTCCTTGAGCTGTCTGTTGAAAAATGACCATGCCAAATACTAAAGAAATAAGTTTGGACTTGAGAAAAGGGTATTATTTGATGCACACAAAGCAGGAGAATGATAAACAAAGCCATCAAAGCATTTTCAAGTGTCAAGAACTGGAGTGAGAAGTGTAATCCAGTGATTCAATGAGAGACAAACAGTCCAGAATTAGCCTGGCAGAGGAAGAAAGCAAAAGATTTCAAAGAAAACTACTGAGAGATGTGTCTAAAGACACTGGCGAATGACTTGTCCACATCAGGAATGAAGACAGATTCTTGAAGAAGAAAATCACCAGAGCTCTGCACAGGAATGGACTGCGAGGTTGCACTTTTCAAGAAGAGACACCTTCAACACAGACTTAAGTATGCTCAGGAAAACCTGGAGAAAGATTATGCACACTGGAAACCTgtcctgtggtctgatgagacgaAACTAAAGCTGTTTGGCCATAGAGACACTTCTTATGTTTGGGGAGAAAAAGGGAGAGGCATATCACCCAAAGAATACCTTCCCCACATTCAAACACGGTGGTGGGAGTATTATGCTGTGGGGATGCTTCAGTGCATCTGGAACTGCAAATGTTGTCAAGGTGGAAGGAATCctaaacatagaaaaaaaataggtggagattttgaaagaaaaccttaagctacagccattgtctgtaactcacttgtgcccggaatattctgtataaaagctttgaaggaactgttcatcgatctccagcctgtattcatataaccaacattctcactacccgaaagaaaacgaacacgcggaagaaaagaTCTACTCTACAACACTCTATTTAAAAGTAACTGGGaatatcattaaaaacaatgacatttttgtagGGGGGCTAATAATTTTGTCCTCAACTGTATGTTACCTCACCTATGAATTaagcatctgttaaaaaaaaaaaaaaatcagatgcaGTCCTTGAACACAAAAGTTTACCAACTCCCCCTAGTCAAGCATTTTgtatattcaaaaataattttcctaTTTTCTCGAAACTTCCTATTATGGCCTGctcttcatttcatttgtacACCAGAAGAGCGAGAAAGGCGCATGTAATAAAAGATATTGAGCTGATATCAGCGCACA is a window of Vanacampus margaritifer isolate UIUO_Vmar chromosome 2, RoL_Vmar_1.0, whole genome shotgun sequence DNA encoding:
- the atp1a2a gene encoding sodium/potassium-transporting ATPase subunit alpha-2 isoform X2; this encodes MNESSAAVGRLIFDNLKKSIAYTLTSNIPEISPFLLFIIASVPLPLGTVTILCIDLGTDMVPAISLAYETAESDIMKRQPRNPKTDKLVNERLISMAYGQIGMIQALGGFFTYFVILAENGFLPMTLLGIRINWDDRMVNDVEDSYGQQWTYEQRKIVEFTCHTAFFTSIVVVQWADLIICKTRRNSLFQQGMKNRILIFGLFIETALAAFLSYCPGMDVALRMYPLRIGWWFCAFPYSLLIFVYDEVRKLILQRNPGGWVEQETYY